The genomic interval TGAATATTCcctcccagctgcctcctgccccatcccatcctgtgtccccagggctccctcctttccctgggcagccccctGTGGCTTCGGTGCCAATACACCCCTGCAAAAAGCAGCCTTTGTTCCTCCCTCCTGTTTTCAGGCTTTCCCCATGACTTTCAGCTTTTGCCAGGTGATTCCCATTGCTGGCTGTGAGAGCTTTGTTTGTAGCATCAGGTTTTGGTCGGTGGAGAGCATCCCACCGCCATGTGAGAGCATTTGTCCTCCTCCCCGCAGTCCTTCTTCGCCGAGAGGTTCTTCACGCTGTTTGATGCAGACGGGAGCGGGACCATTAGTTTGGAGGAGCTGCTGAAAGCCCTGAGCCTGCTCGTACATGGGAATGAGATGGACAAGCTGAGATTCCTCTTCCAGGTTTACGATGTGGATGGTAAGATGGTGAAACATAgattcatttgtctttttttgaacAAAGTTGCAATTTGCAAGGCAGCACAGCTCTCCCCTGAGCATCCAAGTGAGGGCATCGCCACTCAGCTTCAGTGCTGGTGTCATGTCCCCTCTTAGGTTAAGCACAGCTGGGTAATAGCGTAGGAGGGTCTTCACTGCTGGATCTTCATCAAAGGTAAGTAGTGTTAGCTGCCTTCTTCCCATGATGAAAGCATCAAAAATCCATCTGAAAGCCAGCAATTAAATCGGCCACGTGTCAGGATTTCCCACGATTCGCTTTCACCCTTGGCTGCGAAGAGGAGCAGTCTCTGCTCCGCTCAAATATCAACTCTCAATCCCGTTGATATTTATGAATCTCAGCACGCTCTCTTATTCCTCCATTGGCTGGGAAAGCtggaaataacaaaagcaaagctcttcttgagctgcttttcctgctctgaCCTGCTTGGGCATAAAATGCTGGCCGAAGAACTGAGAGCCGAGCCTCTTGCCTATCTGGTTTGCTCTCATGCCTTGCTGCCAGATAAGCGTGTCTGCATCGCTTTGCTAGCGCCAAGCTCTGCCAGCCAAACGACAACGTGGCTGCTGCAGGTAAACTGCCAATTaggtcaccttttttttttaaatgcatgagtTTGCTGATTTATGAGCAATGGTACGGTCCTGCTCTGGCCAGGCACAGTTTCCTCCCAAAGAGCCTGTGTGCAATTTCTGCATTAAAGGAAGGCAACTTATGGATTAAAGTTGCAAGATGAGGGTAAAACCATGGGGTTGTCAGGGTGCTGTGGCATATCGAGGTCCCTGCTCTGACCTGCACAGGTAGTGGCTCCATCGACCCAGACGAGCTGCGCGTGGTGCTGGGCTGGTGCCTGCGGGAGAGCGCGATATCCCTGCCTGAGGAGCGGCTGGGAGACCTCACCTTAGCCCTCTTTGAGGCTGCCGACAAGGACCACAGCGGCTCCATCACTTTTGAGGAGCTcagggaggagctggagggTTTCCCAGAGGTCCTGGAGAACCTGACCATCAGGTAGCTGCGTTGGTCGGTGGGTCCCTCTGGCAGCTCCACGGGGCTGCGGGTTCCCTTGCAAGcacctttttcctcctgcatgGAGGAAAAAGCATGGGATTTATGTTCTCATTAAGGCTATCATGGGGTGTCCAGACCACGAGGTGCTTGGGCCAGCACTCGAGCAACTCAAGTGCCTTATGGTGCCAAGCCGGGTGCAGGGCTTGGATGCAGGGCTGGGTGCCAGCCTGGGTGCAGGACTGCCCCAGCTTCCCCCTTTCTTCGGGCAAGGAGCAATCCAATGCCTTTGCTCCCAGTGCAGCGAGCTGGCTGAAGCCCCCGCCACCCACAGAGAGGAGCTGCCGGCCGCGCTACCTGACCTGGGCATACTGGCACAACCACCGCAGCAAACTCGCCTTCCTGGGGGGCTATGCCGGCCTCAACCTCCTGCTCTTCACCCTGGCCGCCCTGCGGCACGTCGGCCTCGGCAGGTGGCTGGTGGTGgcccggggctgcgggcagTGCCTGAACTTCAACTGTGCCTTCCTTGCAGTGAGTGCCGGGTCCCGGGAGGGATGCGAAGCTCGTGGGGTGCATGGGGTGATGGCTACCTGGGCTATTTACAGTCGCATTTATACTGGGACCTTATCCCTGTGCCAGGGGCTCTTTGGAGGGCAGTAATTAGAGCCTGTGGGCTTTTGCAGCTGTGGGACCAGGCTGTCTGCTctaaataattatatataaataatggGTTAGGGAGGTTGTGAGCTCTTTGAGACAAGGGCACTCATGGCAGCCTGCAGATAGGTCCTTGATTTCTGTCTCTGGGTGCTCTCCAGTCTGACACCCTGTATCAGCAGGGAGCTGGCTCTGGAGCCCCAGGGGACCTGGCTGAGGCCCCCAACATCTCCAGTTGCCCCCCAACATCTCCAATTGCCCCCTGGCATCTCCAATtgtccctctccctcttccgGAGGTGCTGATGCTGCGGAGGTGTCTGACCTGGCTGCGAGCTACCCCCATCGCCAAGGTTTTGCCGCTGGACCAGCACGTTGTTTTCCACCAGCTCGTGGGGTACGTGGTGCTGACGCTGGCAGCCGTTCACACGGGTGCCCACATCGCCAACTTCAGTAAGTAGCAGCTCCCGGGCAGGGGAGGCCCTTCGGCTGCCGTGGTTTTATCTCGGGCAACACCCCCTCTAACGCACCCCATCAACCCTGCGATGGGTTCCCCTGCTGCTAAAGGGGAAAATACCCCTTGGTGGAGGAGGCATCACCCACACTGCGCtgatgcaaagcagcagggGTCTGCACTGAGCCCCGAGGGGAGATGCTTTTGTCCTGGGGGGGGGATGCAGATGTCCCAGGGAGGGGATGCAGATGTCCCAGGGGAGGGATGGTTGTGTCCCAGTGGGGATGCACATATCCCAGAGGGATGCCAGTGTCCCAGGGAGGGGCTGCATGTGTCCCTGGGGGGGATACACATGCTCCATGGAAGGGATGCACATGTCCTGGGGGATGCACATGTCCCAGGGAGGGGATGCACATGTCCTGGGGGTGGGACACACGTGTTCTGGGGGGATGCAGATGTCCCAGAGAGGGGCTGCTTgtgtccctggggcagggggaatgcAACATGTCTTGGGGGGATGCACATGTCCCATGGGGGATGCACATGTCCTGGAGGGATGCAGATGTCCCAGGGAGGGGGATGTAAGGCCTGGAGAGGAGATGCACATGCCCAAGCGGGCAGCGAGGCCGCAGGCAGGGTGCGGGGAGCTGGAGGGCCCGTGCGGTGCCGCACAGTCTGTGTGCTGTCTGTTATCCCCCTCTAGTGGCTTCCCAGCCGGCCAGCGAGGGGCTCCCGCTCTCCCCCCCGCAGCTCCCGAGTGGGGTCTGTGCCCTGCATcccacagccctgcaccccACAACCCCCCTTACCCCACGGCGGGGTGCCAGGGCTGCACCCTTCCTCCGCTCGAGGGGATGAGCAGCACCCCGGGGAAGCACGTCCGCTCGCGTTGCCCACCCTCCTGCAAAATGTCCCCCCTTGCAACAGTGCTGAGCCCAAGAACCGGCTCTGGAAAGGAGAAAcgttgcatttttcaaaatgtctgaGCAAAGCACTTGAGCGCTTCTTAGTTAAAATAATTGGTAGCAGTTCGGTGAGTGCAGCAGAAATCTGGGTGCGCAGCGGGTGGGTGCTGCGGGTGACCAGCACCCCGTCCCGACCCGTGCGTGTGCCCAGGCAGGCTGGCACGGCAGGACGGGCGCCATGCCCTCGCCGAGTACCTCTTGTCGGCACGGCCCGGCGTGGGGGGCCTGGGTGGCACGGCCTCGCAGACGGGGCTGGTGCTCCAGGGGCTGCTGGCCGCCATGCTCGCCTTCTCCAGCCCCTGCGTCCGACGGAGCGGCCACTTCGAGGTGGGTCCCGCCGCGGCCCAGTGCGACCTGGAAAACCCCGATGCCATGCCCAAAGCTGCTCCATCTCGGGGAGCCGGGGGGACCGGGGCGAGGGTCCGGCGGGTGGGTGCCCATCTGGGTACTTCCCCATGGGTGGGGGAGAGCTCATGAGCCGGTGCGGTGCCCCTTGATACCGCCCTTGGACACCGGCCCACTCCTGAGATTTGCAGTTTTgggttttctgtgcttttcttcatcATTTGGGCTGCCTTTGCCTGCTGGGATGCCCCGGCACAGCCTCACCACAAAGCACCATTTGGCTCTACCGGCTTCAGTTCATGCTCAGCCCCCCTCAATGTCCCTTGCTCCCTGCCCACAGGTCTTCTACTGGACCCACCTCTCCTACATCTCTGTCTGGACCCTCCTCATCCTCCACGGCCCCCACTTCTGGAAGTGGTTTGCTGTTCCCGGCTGCCTCTTCGTGCTGGAGAAGGTGGTCGGCTTGGTTTGGCGGCGTGCTGGGGGGCTGCGCATCGTGGAGGTCAACTTGCTGCCCTCCAAGGTCTGCACCCACAGGGGTCTCCAtgccccttcccacctccctcctgaTGCTCTCCTCTTCTGAGACCCGGAATAAAGCTGCTATGGTGCACAGAAATATCTTTAgtatttgcaaagcattttgcagtttGGGGAAAAGCACTTTGCAAGTGACCATGCTGGTTACTCGACACAGGGAAAAAGGAGGGACAGTGGGACACGGGAGGGGCTGATGCCCCTGATGTGTTTGCACAGCAAGCTGGAAGGGGGATACTCTCCCGGCCACGTGTGGGAGGGACGGGGTGCAATGAATAGCTTATATGGAAAAGATGCGGGTTTGGGTTCCTTCGGGCTGTGTCGGTGAATGTTTGCAGCAAAAggtgaaagcaattttttttgttttcaagcaatttttttaaagcttagaattttttctatttttcaagtaaaaaaccctaaacccatAGaacaacaaaagacaaaatgaaaactgctttgACTCttagtttcttcagaaaaaatctTGTTTGAGGCCAGCCCTGAGATTTTTGTTTGATAGCAAAGCTGGGCAGTGAATAGAACAAACCTCTTTCTCAGGTCAAAGCTGTAATTCCATCTCATGCTGGCCACTGTTTAAAATGGGAGGCACAAACTTGGGTGCtcgtgggctgcagggagaccaGCCCGGCAGAGACCGACTGGCATGACGTGCCTGCTGGATGCTCCCAGCTTTTCTGGTCTCCTTTACCTCCAGGTGACTCACCTTGTGATAGAGAGACCGCAGTTTTTCCACTACAAGCCCGGAGACTACATCTACCTCAACATCCCGGCCATCGCCACCTACGAGTGGCATCCCTTCACCATCAGCAGCGCTCCCGAGCAGCAAGGTGATCGCTGATCCTTCACTCATTTTGCATTGCTGGGATGTTTTGCATCACCAGGACGATGTTTTGCATCACACAAGCCCCATCGGGGTGGCTGGATCACCTCTGAGGGTCATGCAAAGAGGTGTCCATGCCCCTGGAGCAGGGCAGTGTGTGTTTATGCCTCAACTCCCCTGCCTCCATCTCTGCCTGTACATAAGTGCTGTATAAAAACATGTGCTTGGGTTATTTCAAGCAAAGCGTGGGGACAGAATGGCACCCGAATGCCCTGCCTGGCTCCATGGGTGCCCAAGGTTTGGGATTTGGGCTTCACCCAGCTATTAGAGCAAACCCGATCCTCCGCTGCAAGCCCGGGGCTGATGTGAAGGACATCGGTGGGGATTGCTGCCGGGTCCCTGGGGCCGGAGGTGTATGGTACACAGCCtgtggtgctggggctgcagggcagtTCCTTACGTAGGATGCCCACCCACTGCTCCACTTCATCCTGCAGAGACCCTCTGGCTGCACATCAGGTCGCTGGGCCAGTGGACCAACAAGCTGTATGAATACTTCCAGCAGCCCGAATTGCCCAGCCTGGAGCTGAAACCGCTCAGCAGGAGCCTGAGGGAGAAAAGATGCCGACGCTGGGAGCAGGTTGGTGTGGATGGGGCTCAGCTTTTGGCAAACACAGAGGTTAGACCTTGAACTGCTGCTGGTTGGCAGCCATTTGCGAGGTGGTGGCTTTGCCAAACTGAGGACCCCCCGCGATGTGCCCATGGGTTTCTCAAGCTGATGTCCTTGTCTGGCACGTGCGCAGGGCTCTGCCGGACAGTCTGTCTCTGGCCAGCTCCAAAAAATCAAAGAAGTGAGGACAGGTCAGGGCTGGATGTGCTCTGCTGAGCCATTCCCCCCGGGGTCACCCCAGTTTTCAGCCACCCATGCAGCGccaggctgggtgctgggggtaCCTCTCGTGGTGCACATCCCCTGCAAGGTGCTTGTGCAGCCTTGAAGGATTTCGTGTCCCACCCCTCCACCAAGGCTGTATGACCCTGATAGATAGGGCATCAGATGCCCACAAGAAT from Aquila chrysaetos chrysaetos chromosome 5, bAquChr1.4, whole genome shotgun sequence carries:
- the NOX5 gene encoding NADPH oxidase 5; its protein translation is MSAAEDAEWLRWVTKQFGSIVGEDKEIDLEEFKTALQVKESFFAERFFTLFDADGSGTISLEELLKALSLLVHGNEMDKLRFLFQVYDVDGSGSIDPDELRVVLGWCLRESAISLPEERLGDLTLALFEAADKDHSGSITFEELREELEGFPEVLENLTISAASWLKPPPPTERSCRPRYLTWAYWHNHRSKLAFLGGYAGLNLLLFTLAALRHVGLGRWLVVARGCGQCLNFNCAFLAVLMLRRCLTWLRATPIAKVLPLDQHVVFHQLVGYVVLTLAAVHTGAHIANFSRLARQDGRHALAEYLLSARPGVGGLGGTASQTGLVLQGLLAAMLAFSSPCVRRSGHFEVFYWTHLSYISVWTLLILHGPHFWKWFAVPGCLFVLEKVVGLVWRRAGGLRIVEVNLLPSKVTHLVIERPQFFHYKPGDYIYLNIPAIATYEWHPFTISSAPEQQETLWLHIRSLGQWTNKLYEYFQQPELPSLELKPLSRSLREKRCRRWEQVSTGLGETHRFCSIKCYIDGPYGTPTRRIFTSEHAVLIGAGIGITPFASILQSIMYRYRRRKQRCPSCHYSWCEDLQDEEMTLRKVDFIWINRDQKHFEWFVSLLTKLEMEQAEQEPGGRFLEMHMYMTSALSKNDMKAIGLQMALDLLAAKEQRDSITGLRTRTQPGRPDWSKVFGKVAEEKRGKVQVFFCGSPALAKVIRAHCERFGFRFFKENF